TTTTGGGCAAATACAGGAAGCAGTTATATTGCCATGGCCACGCGACTACTGCTTGGTTTATTGCTTTTTCGTCAGCTCTTCACTCACTTAAACGATGAACAGTTCGGATTCTGGTCATTGATATGGTCTTTGTTCGGTTATGGCGTGCTTCTCGATTTTGGATTTGGATTTACGGCCCAAAAAGCCGTTGCAGAAAAAACAGCCAATGGAGACATGGAGGGTCTTAGTCGACTGTTAGCAACGATATTCTGGTGCTTCATTGGCTTATCTGCCTTTATTCTAATAACATTCTTCAGTATTCGTGGCCCCTTTCTTGCCTCAATTGATGTGACTCCGGAATATCATGATCAATTTGGACAAGCTTATCTCATATTTTTCTGCGGCTTGGCACTTATGTTTCCCTTGGGTCTCTTCCCGGAAATGCTAAGAGGACTCCAAAGGATCGATCTCGCTAATTGGGTCAGCACAGCAAATACGATCGTGCATTTCGTTTTCCTCGTTGGAGCCCTTTGGGCAGAATGGAGCTTTCCAGCCATTATGGCGATTAGTGTCATCTCAAGCATTATTCCAAACATAGCCGCTGCCTGTATGGCGATGAAGCGATTACCCAAAGTCTCCCTTTCCCCACGTTTCTTTACGCTCTCATCAGTCAAGTCTCAGATGAGCTTCTCAATGGCAGCATATCTTATAACTTTCAGTAACTTGCTCATGGCCAAAAGCGATCAATTGGTGATTGGGCTCACGCTTGGCGTTGGGGCTGTTACGATTTACCAGGCTGGCTATAAAATGGGAGAAATGCTGAATTTATTTAGTGTGCAGTTACAAAGTGCACTTTCTCCAGCAGCAGCCGATCTTCACGCAAGATCAGACCGAAAAGGCCTGCGTGAACTTTTTATCCGTTCCTCACGGCTAACACTCCTGCTCATTACACCCTTTTATGTTCTGACTGCAGTTTTCCTTGAATCGCTGATCCAATTACTCACTGGCCTTGAAACAGTCCCAGCTGAAACTTATTGGACAGGGCAAGCCCTGGCTTTGGCCATCTACAGCTCACAGCTGACTAATAGCAGTGCAAAACGTATCTTGATGATGACAGGCCGGGAGAAAGCCTTGCTCGGATTATCGATAGGAGATGCTGTCGCAAATGTTGGCTTAAGCGTTATCCTTGCCTACCAACTAGGGGTTGCAGGTGTCGGATTAGGAACACTTATTCCAACGGTAATGGTTGGCTGGCTACTGGTTCTACCCTTAGCAATGCGAGATCTGAATGTCGGTCTAGGAGAATTTTTGCTTTATAATCTGTCTGGAGTGTGGAAACCATTGCTCGCTTTTGCAGTTGTTCTTCTCTTTCTGCTCACAGTTATCCCAACACCAGAAAATGGGGGATTCTTATCAATTGCATGGCGAAGCGTCCTTGCATTGATTCCATGCCTGCTTTTATCATATAAAACACTTAGAGAAATGACTTCTTAACGAAATTCATATAAATAAAAATTGTGGTTAATCATTTCAGCTAAATGCCGATTCATTGACTGAACTTCAACACCACGCCCAAAATGAAAAAAACAGCACTTATTATTTCGGCAATAGCAGGTATGACACCACTTCTCGCTCAAGTCGAATCACCTGCCCAGTCGACTGCACGCCCCTTCGGGCTCGACATCATTGACACCGTTCAACTAGCTGGCTCCGATGCTGCATCAGCAGATTTCCAGCAGAATGCACTCCCTCAGCTCCAGTCTTTCGTTAACGAAAATTTAGGTGAACGCCAAGGCATCGAAAACCTTTCCACTATCGCTCTCGACCCAAGTAAACTATATCTCTCAAACGAGTCCGATGTTCGTGTATATTTTATCGGCGAGGGAGCCGGTTACCACAACACATTAGGATTCTCAACCGAGGGAGCTTCGCTCGACCCGAATGATGCATCACTTATCTTTCCTGATGCATCCAGCCCATATAGCTATTATCGAGATGGTCAATCCAATCGTCGCTCGAACAATACACCACTTCAGGCCGGCGACTTTGTTGACCTGGGACAAATGGAAGCAGGAAGCACCCTCGACTTCTTCCTGATTGCCAACGGTGCATATGGAGGCAACTACGTTTGGTCCACTGAAGAATCAGCCAATGTTGACGGCCTTACTCATGTTGTCAGTCTCGCAGAAGATGGATCACCCTATCTTTTGATTGGCTTCGAAGATCTATATGGAGGTGGTGACAAAGATTATAATGATCTGGTTTTTGCAGTTGATATCGGAACTGCAAATGTAGCCTATCTGGCCAATCCTGAGCCCTCAACCTTCCTGATCCTGATCGCACTTTTTGCTTTGATCGGATGGAGCCAAAAAGCTCACTTGAAACTAAAATCCGTATTCATGCGATCAACCGATTGATATTCTCTCGGTTGCCGCAGCCATCCATGCATGTTAGGGACAAACAAATTAGTTAAAGTCTGCCTCATTTTAGCCTTCAGCGCCGGACTCATAGTCTCCGGCGTTTTTATTTGGCGGCATCAAGCACTGGCCAACCGCAACAAACAGATCAGCGAAGAAATTCCAACACTGGTCGAAATTAATAATTTCGTTGGTGCCCGAAGGTTGGCAGAGCTACTTGATGATCCTCAAGAGCGGCACTTAGCGAAAGCACAAATCAACCAGTCAGAGCTGTCATATGCCGTAAACCAGCGAAACGCAGTATCAATTGAGCGGCTGCTGGGCGATGTAAATGGATTAACTGATGAGAGAAAGGATGCCGCCCAGCGGGTAATGGCCCGTAGCTATATTCATCAAAAAAGAGAATCTGATCTGATTCCACTACTTGAAGCCAATAAAGACAAACCTCACTGGACCTTGATCGAAGCCGATTGGCATATCACGCAAGGTAACACAATAGAAGCAGTTGAAATTCTGGAAAGCCAAACATTCTCCGGCAAAAATGAAAGCTATCGCCTCGCTCGACTGGCAGCTCTGAAGTCACGAACACCCGAACAGGCAATTGCAGCGTTGGAGGCTGCGCTTGAAGAAACTCCACGGAGTTCAGACATTCTATCATTCCGCGGACAGATTCTGGAGGCAATTGGAGCCTACCCCGAAGCCCAGATTGATTACGTCAACGCAGTCATAAATTCTCCCCACAACTTACTTTATTGGGATCAACTCGGTGAATATTATATTCGTCGCCAAAACTACAGTGGAGCAATCCAGATATGGATCGATGCGATCGAACAGACTGGGGAGCATGTCTTCTGGTTAAAAGCATGGTTTTGGAACCGGGTAACCGTAAAAGTCGATAATCTACCTGAGGTCCCGGCAGGCAACTATCCACTTCACGCATTTTTAGTCTATTGTGACAAGCTGCCAGAATCCATCTTCTGGGATGCTGAAGCGTATATGACTGTTCCGGGTGCAAAAGCATTGGAACGAACAAGACCTGAAGTTCAATGGCTAAGCGTACTTCAACTGCTAGCCGATGGAGAAAAAGCCAAAGCCATTAATCAATTCAATATTCATGCCAAAACGATCGGCCGTTGGGCACCGCAACTCCGCGCTATGCTGCTTGCAATTCTCATGACTCAAAGGGATGGCCATTTACCAACCAATTTGGATGAGGTAAAACGCTACGCAAACCAGCATCAGTTCTTCGAAGCCATTGCAAAAAATCAAGACCCTACGTTGATCGACTTCCTGATAACGGATGCTTCCATCACAGCGGCCCTGTTAGCTTCGGGCTGGACAGAAGCAGCTCTTGTTTTTTCAGATGCAGATCAGACAATAGCAAACCGTACACCCAAATGGCTGAACTACGCGTATGCACAGGCACTGCGTATTAATCGCTCCAATCAAGTCGCTAAGGATTGGCTGACAACCCATACCAATACTTCAGCTGATCGACTGCTTCTGGCAGAACTTCAACTTGGAGATGGTCAAATCGGGAATGCAATGAAGGCACTGATTAACCTTTCAAAAGAAGAAAACGAAATTGGAGCACGAGCCACAATGCTTCTATGCCTGGCAGAGCTTGAATTGGGAAATCCCGATAATGCACTCGCCTACCTTAGATCCAATAAGTCATTGGCTCAAAGCAACGCCGGCATTCTGATGCTAGAGCGTTTAAATGATGCAAAACGGGATGCAGAATGAACGCACAACCAAATGCTGAATGCAAGCCAGAGCAAAAGCGTGCTTCCGGTCTCTGGCTGACAGCACTTGCGATATGTTACGTTATTATCTGGTGGCAGGATTCGCTCTGGTTAACAGCTCCAGCCGATACACTGCCACTTGTCAGTGGATTAATCCTTCTTCTTTTTCTTGGCCGCCCATGGATATTCCTGAAAACAAGGAAAAGCATATCGCAACCATTTTGTATTATTGCAATTGCTCTCATCGCATTCGGTATCGCGATTAACATCATGATCCTCTCTGCCCTTGGGTGGACATTACTTTTAACAGTCTTCCTTCGGAGCTATTTTCAATTACCCAGGTATTGGGCACAACTGCTTCCCCTCGCCTTCTTCGCGTTCCCATGGGTCGCGACAGATCTGCCAATGGTCGGGTGGTGGTTTCGAATCAGTGCTGCAACGGTGTCGGCCTGGATATTTCAGTCTCTCGGATTTTTGGTCATGCGGCAGGGGGCAGACATACAAGTCCAGGGGCTTCCAATATCAGTTGAAGCGGCCTGTTCCGGCCTCAATCTCCTGCAAGCCTTACTGTTGGCAGGTGCCGTACTCGGGTTACTTCAATTACGGGGCAGGACCAGCTACTGGGGATTTCTTCTCTCGCTGCCCCTGCTCGCATGGTTTGCAAATACATGCCGCATCTTGGTCATCACAGCCGTCGCCTTAAGCAGTGACACTACATTTGCTGCTGGATTATTCCATACATGGGGAGGCTTACTTGTCGTTGTGCTCATGTTTGGAGCTGCTCAGTTTCTCGTCACTTTCCTATCCAAAACAGGACCAAAGGAAGTTGGGACATGACACCTTTGGATAAGCAATCCGAGCACCACATACCGACTCAACAGGATGAGGCGAGGCAACCGCAGCAAAGTGGAAAGAGCTCTTTATTAATTATAGCCATTGCGATCATCGCGTTCTCATGCTGGCAAGCTCGCGATCTTTTTGAGATATGGCAAAGCGATGTTTATGCGCGCCTCGCTCCACTTTGCTTTGCACTTTGGCTTTTAGCAGGACTGGTATCGATTATTTCAAAAAGAAAAGATTGGAAACCTGAAATCCTTAATCTTTCCCTGGCAATTATTGTTACTCTCATCGGAGTCATCGGATCGCTCAATATCCTGAAACAAATTGGGTTCGGACTCGCACTGGCTGGTTTGATTCCTTTCAGTGCATACAAATACATCTGGGTCATTGGTATACCCTCTTGGCTTCCTGCAACCGGATGGCTTGCAGCAACTCAACTAAACCTTGGTCCCTTGTGGTTGAGACTCCCTGCCCTTATGCTATCGCTTGTAATCCTCATCCCGTTATTCGGAAGGAGGAATAGCAATGAAGCGTAATCGAAAGCTACTTCTGCTTTGGGCTTTGCTGGTATTTGCTGTCTTACTCACAATCATCTGGGAAGTCGTTCCACTTCCAGATGCATCACGCAGACTGGCGGCCATCCCCGAACACGGCCCGGGCTTCGCGAGTCGTGAATTGCCATTGAGTGATCTGGAGCGCGACTCCCTGGGGAAAGCCACTGCACTCAAGCGGCTTGTCATCAGTGATCCGGGCGTTCCAATTATTCTATCCATTATAGACGGCACGCATAACCGACACGCTGTGCATGATCCCGTGTACTGTTTTGTTGGTGAAGGCTGGAATATTGTGGAAGAAAAAGACATTGAAATCCCCAGTGGCCATGCGAGGTATTTACTACTGGAACGTAATGGTGAAAACTGTGAAGCCGTTTACTGGTTTGATGACAATGATCGCCGTTTCACTGATCCAACTGATTACTGGATGCAAGCTACTCTGCGAAGACTCAGTTTTGGGCAGAGCGGAGAAGAGCCCATCTTAGTTCTTATGCGTTCGATTCCAGGACAAGCAACAAACTGGCAAAACCTACCCTATTTGATCAATCATCTGAATTTAAATTAAGGTGGACGCAGTCAAATTCATCATCAAAGCCCTGGTCATAATCGTAGGCTATCTGGGCATCGCGCCAACGCTTGGATACTTGATGGTAAATCGCCCCTGGCTTAGAAAGTTTCTGCTAGCCTTCATCGCCTTCATGGTTGTTCGCCCTCCGGGTAATTTCACCTTAATGCTTTATTCAGTCGATTGGTATCGTGGTCATACCAAAGGGTTTGAATTCAACTTTCTCGAAATCATCTGTATCGGTTTCATCATCGCAGGTCTGCTTGAAAAACCGCGTGGCTTCAAACTCTTGACACCAGGCATTATTATTTATCTTGGATACTGCTTTGCCTCACTGCTTTCCATCGTTGCCTCTTATAACGGTATCTTTGTCTTAATGGGCTTTTTCAAGTTTACCAAGATCGCTTTCATCATGGTTGGTGTCGCCAATGCAATACGTGACGAGAACGATCTACAGTGGCTGCTCCGTGGATTTGCCATGGCCTTGTTCATTCAGGCCGTCGTCTGCCTAAAGATGCGCTACATTGATGGGTACTATCAAATATCCGCATGGTTCGAACATCAGAACCCAATGGCAATGTGGTCCTATATGGTTGGCCTTATCCTCCTGGCTGTTGCCTTGTCCAAGGACATTCGAGGAAGGGATGCCCTTATCTATTTCAGCGCCTTTGCCGCAGCTGGCATATGCATTGTCTTCTCTGTTTCACGGGCTTCGCTTGCGGCCTTTGCCGCCGGTACGATTGCGCTGCTGAGTATCAGTTTACTGCGTGGCGTCACTCCTCGCCGGCTTGCCGTTTTACTCACATTGACAGCTGGCGGTTCATTTGTCCTGTTGATGGCAATGGACACTCTGATCAGCCGATTTGACTCGGCAGCTGACAATGTTCCGGAAAACGACTTACGCTGGATTCTGAATCAGCAAGCAAGAGCAATGCTCAATGACTCGCCTGTTGGCATTGGTTGGAACAACTTTGGAGTGGCCAATAGTCGTCCGGTGGAAACCAAGTACAGCAGGATGCTGGAACAGTGGAATGCCAAACGCGGGCACACGATTGTCGCCGAACACTATTACGCCAACCCCTTAACCGAAAGCCATTACTGGCTGCTATTGGCAGAGACAGGTTACCTTTCACTCATATGCTTTCTCCTCTTTGCCCTTGCGACTTTGTATTGGTGCCTACGTGGGATTTGGACTTATCGCAGGAGCTTCCTTGGCTTTCTTTTACTGGGCATCGGAATGGCTTTTGCCATCACTTACCTCCACAGTAATCTTGAGCGCGTCTTGACCCAAACCAAGAACCTAACCACATGGATGATTCTCGTTGGTGTGATTGCACGGATAGAGCTCTGGAGGCGTTCAGGAAAAATCACTTACCAAAAAGGAAGGGGCAAAAAGCGAATCAGTCGAAAGCCAATGGCACGCAGTAGGCCCCGCAAACGTTTTTTCGCCGAAACGATCCAATAAATACCAATGAGCCAAAAGCCGCGCATTCTTGTCATCGCAGAAGCTGCCAACCCTGAGCTAACTTCCGTTGCTTTGATTGGTTACTCTTTGAGTCAGGCGTTGCGCGGAGTAGCCAGCGTTCATCTTGTCACCGAACTGCGCAATAATGACTGCCTGCTCAAAGCAGGGCTATCAACAGACGATTTTACTGCGATTGATAATCGAGCCGCCCAAGGGCTAGCTTTCAAAGTGGCAAAAATACTTCGAGGCGGCAACTCACTTGGCTGGACGATTTACTCCGCATTTGCAAACCTCGCCTATCCGCTTTTCGAGAAGAAAATCTGGCAACAGTTTGGTGATTCATTGAAACGTGGAGACTACGACCTCGTTCACCGGATCACTCCGCTCAGTCCGACAAGTGCGAGCCCCCTGGCCAAACATCTCGCCAGAATAAATGTCCCTTTTGTCATCGGGCCACTCAATGGCGGGATTCCCTGGCCGGATGGATTCAATCACCTTCGACGTGCTGAACGCGAATGGCTCAGCTACATTCGAGGCCTATACAAATTAACCCCCGGCTTGAAATACACCAGACGTTCCGCTGCAGCCATCCTCCTTGCTTCACGACATACTTTCAATGAAGTCACCGACAAAGATCATGCTCTGCGAAGCAAAGCCATTTATTTACCGGAGAATGCCATCGACTCCGAACGCTTCCCAGAGGCTAAGCCTATGCCCACTTCAAAAGAGGCAAAACCATTAAGTGTGGCCTTTATCGGACGTCTCGTCCCCTACAAAGGAGCTGACATTGTTTTAGAAGCAGCTGCCTCACTCATCCGCGAAGGAAAGCTGACGGTTGATATCATTGGTGATGGCGACGAAATGCCACGACTTAAATCCATTGTCGCAAAAGAAAAGATCGAAGCTGGAGTCGACCTGCCCGGCTGGGTCCCACATGAAAAACTCGGCGAACGCTTGAGTGAAGCTGATATTTTTGCCTTTCCCAGTGTTCGTGAATTTGGCGGAGGCGTCGTCCTCGAAGCCATGGCCCTTGGGCTTTGTCCCATTGTTGCCGATTACGGTGGACCGGCTGAACTGATCCCCGAAGGTTGCGGCTTTAAGTTACCCATGGGCAATCGTGAAAATCTGCTTCGCGGACTGAACCAACAACTGGCCACCCTCTGCGACCAACCAGATAAAGTAAACCAAATCGGTGCCAGAGCCATGCGGTTTGCCCGTGAGAACTTCACCTGGGAGGCCAAGGCGAGTCAAATCCGCGCTGTCTATGATTGGGTTCTCAGCGGAGGTGACAAACCAGATTGGGGAATGCCGTTTAAACTTAGCCAGTGTGCCTAAATTGAATTTTCCGGCTCCCAAACGAGAGCAGATGACAGATAAGGAAAAGCTACTTATGAGTTATCTAGCTCTACTGAAATATAATCAAATTCAAACGTAATCTAAACAATATCTGATAATACAGTATTAGCGCCTACGGTCCCATAAACGCAAACAAACGAAATACCGGCAGGGTCGAACTATATTGCCCTCTGATTTCGGTAAACGCTGCCTAAAGCTGATGAAAATCAATTCCCTCCGGCCGGAATGGTGACGACGGCGCCGCCACCTTCACCAACAAAGTTCGCACCTTCGTTAATAGCAACCGCATAGGTGGCATCTCGCAGGATGAGTTCAACATATTGCCCGAGCTTCTGCCAAGGGTTTTGCGGAACCCAAACGATATCTCCCGGCTGTAAAGCAATATCAGTAGCCTCGCCTTTCATTATTTCGAGAAGGTTGACTACCGCGACTTCGGGTTCCTTTTTAGAACCTCGGACAATGACCACTTTCGAAAGAAAGGCGTCTTTGCGGGGACCTTGTCCATAGGCAATGGCTTCGACCAGAGAAACAGAATCACGGAAATTGACAGCCGTAGGTTGCACCACTGCACCCAATAACAATACCGTACTGGATTGCGCGGAAGGAAGATAGATAAAGTCATTTGGCTCCAGATAAATGTTTTGCGAAGTATCACCATCACGAATCAGAGCTTTGAAATCAACTGGCAGGATAATATTATCCCGGATGATCACGCTATTTCCCAAGTCAGCCAGTTCCTCAGTAGAACCGGAGAAGCGAGCGGAGAAAAGACCGCCCGCCGAAGAGACTGCCTCAAGTATGGTTGTGGGTTGACGTAAGGGATAAAGCCCCGGCTTGTAAACGCGGCCAAGTATCCAAAAGCGGCGACTTTTCACCTCGATTAAAGTAACATTGACGACCGGGTCGGCATAATCCCGACGTAATGCTTCAGCCAGTCTATCTGAGAGCTCACTGGTCGTCAGGCCCTCTGCCTTTACTCCGCCTGCAAGATCATAATAAACCATGCCATCAGGCATAACGAAAGTCCGGGCTAGCGTGTCGGGAATCTCCGAGATCTCAATGTCCAGTAAGTCTTCCGGACCAAGACGGTATGCATACGTTGGTGGATGCAACATCTCGGGCACGATTTCACCTTCGAGGTCATACTTCTCAAAAACGACTTCGCGAGAGTCAGCTTTGGGTGCTCGCGGATCAAATTCCGATTCCGGGATATTCACACATCCGGCGAGGACCAGAAGCAAGAGAAACGCAAAGCAGGTAATCCAGCATCTAGCATGTAAAATTACCCGGGAATTCCGAACTGTCATATACTCGCTCATAAGGATCACGGTAACACAGCGTTCTCTATTAAATCAGGAAAGTTTTTATTAACCCAATTGGTGGTTGCACTGGTTAGAAATCCGCGGATAGCCGCATCCAGCAACTCCTCAACTTTGGAAAATGGCCTGTCTGAGACATAAACAATATCTTTTGGTTGAAGTGGAAAGTCTGGGGCATCGCCCGTCAATATGTCAGCAATATCGACCACGAAGACTTCGGGATCCTGCAAACTGCCGCGAACCACAATGACTTTTTGAAGCCAGGCTTTGGGAGAAAACCCAGAGCGGCGTGTGATGGCTGTAACCAGGGTGGCTCCGGGTGTAAAGGCCTGGACTGACTGCGAGTTTACCGCCCCCAGCACATAATAACTGTTAACTGTATTGGATGCAATGTAGATGTAGTCATTGGGCTCGATCTCGACGTTCTGCTTTAAATCCCCCTCGAGAAAAAGGGCTCGAAAATCAACCGGTACCTTTTCGCCACCGCGCGATAGAAAAGAGCGGTCCATATCGGCAAGCTCAACCGTATTTTGTTCAAAAAGGCCGACTTCCATCCCACCTGCACGAGCGACGGCTTCAACCAAAGTCATCGGACGA
The Rubellicoccus peritrichatus DNA segment above includes these coding regions:
- a CDS encoding lipopolysaccharide biosynthesis protein; protein product: MTAEWKRRFWANTGSSYIAMATRLLLGLLLFRQLFTHLNDEQFGFWSLIWSLFGYGVLLDFGFGFTAQKAVAEKTANGDMEGLSRLLATIFWCFIGLSAFILITFFSIRGPFLASIDVTPEYHDQFGQAYLIFFCGLALMFPLGLFPEMLRGLQRIDLANWVSTANTIVHFVFLVGALWAEWSFPAIMAISVISSIIPNIAAACMAMKRLPKVSLSPRFFTLSSVKSQMSFSMAAYLITFSNLLMAKSDQLVIGLTLGVGAVTIYQAGYKMGEMLNLFSVQLQSALSPAAADLHARSDRKGLRELFIRSSRLTLLLITPFYVLTAVFLESLIQLLTGLETVPAETYWTGQALALAIYSSQLTNSSAKRILMMTGREKALLGLSIGDAVANVGLSVILAYQLGVAGVGLGTLIPTVMVGWLLVLPLAMRDLNVGLGEFLLYNLSGVWKPLLAFAVVLLFLLTVIPTPENGGFLSIAWRSVLALIPCLLLSYKTLREMTS
- a CDS encoding DUF4114 domain-containing protein, with amino-acid sequence MKKTALIISAIAGMTPLLAQVESPAQSTARPFGLDIIDTVQLAGSDAASADFQQNALPQLQSFVNENLGERQGIENLSTIALDPSKLYLSNESDVRVYFIGEGAGYHNTLGFSTEGASLDPNDASLIFPDASSPYSYYRDGQSNRRSNNTPLQAGDFVDLGQMEAGSTLDFFLIANGAYGGNYVWSTEESANVDGLTHVVSLAEDGSPYLLIGFEDLYGGGDKDYNDLVFAVDIGTANVAYLANPEPSTFLILIALFALIGWSQKAHLKLKSVFMRSTD
- a CDS encoding tetratricopeptide repeat protein; this translates as MLGTNKLVKVCLILAFSAGLIVSGVFIWRHQALANRNKQISEEIPTLVEINNFVGARRLAELLDDPQERHLAKAQINQSELSYAVNQRNAVSIERLLGDVNGLTDERKDAAQRVMARSYIHQKRESDLIPLLEANKDKPHWTLIEADWHITQGNTIEAVEILESQTFSGKNESYRLARLAALKSRTPEQAIAALEAALEETPRSSDILSFRGQILEAIGAYPEAQIDYVNAVINSPHNLLYWDQLGEYYIRRQNYSGAIQIWIDAIEQTGEHVFWLKAWFWNRVTVKVDNLPEVPAGNYPLHAFLVYCDKLPESIFWDAEAYMTVPGAKALERTRPEVQWLSVLQLLADGEKAKAINQFNIHAKTIGRWAPQLRAMLLAILMTQRDGHLPTNLDEVKRYANQHQFFEAIAKNQDPTLIDFLITDASITAALLASGWTEAALVFSDADQTIANRTPKWLNYAYAQALRINRSNQVAKDWLTTHTNTSADRLLLAELQLGDGQIGNAMKALINLSKEENEIGARATMLLCLAELELGNPDNALAYLRSNKSLAQSNAGILMLERLNDAKRDAE
- a CDS encoding archaeosortase/exosortase family protein, yielding MNAQPNAECKPEQKRASGLWLTALAICYVIIWWQDSLWLTAPADTLPLVSGLILLLFLGRPWIFLKTRKSISQPFCIIAIALIAFGIAINIMILSALGWTLLLTVFLRSYFQLPRYWAQLLPLAFFAFPWVATDLPMVGWWFRISAATVSAWIFQSLGFLVMRQGADIQVQGLPISVEAACSGLNLLQALLLAGAVLGLLQLRGRTSYWGFLLSLPLLAWFANTCRILVITAVALSSDTTFAAGLFHTWGGLLVVVLMFGAAQFLVTFLSKTGPKEVGT
- a CDS encoding exosortase-associated EpsI family protein; translated protein: MKRNRKLLLLWALLVFAVLLTIIWEVVPLPDASRRLAAIPEHGPGFASRELPLSDLERDSLGKATALKRLVISDPGVPIILSIIDGTHNRHAVHDPVYCFVGEGWNIVEEKDIEIPSGHARYLLLERNGENCEAVYWFDDNDRRFTDPTDYWMQATLRRLSFGQSGEEPILVLMRSIPGQATNWQNLPYLINHLNLN
- a CDS encoding O-antigen ligase family protein, which encodes MDAVKFIIKALVIIVGYLGIAPTLGYLMVNRPWLRKFLLAFIAFMVVRPPGNFTLMLYSVDWYRGHTKGFEFNFLEIICIGFIIAGLLEKPRGFKLLTPGIIIYLGYCFASLLSIVASYNGIFVLMGFFKFTKIAFIMVGVANAIRDENDLQWLLRGFAMALFIQAVVCLKMRYIDGYYQISAWFEHQNPMAMWSYMVGLILLAVALSKDIRGRDALIYFSAFAAAGICIVFSVSRASLAAFAAGTIALLSISLLRGVTPRRLAVLLTLTAGGSFVLLMAMDTLISRFDSAADNVPENDLRWILNQQARAMLNDSPVGIGWNNFGVANSRPVETKYSRMLEQWNAKRGHTIVAEHYYANPLTESHYWLLLAETGYLSLICFLLFALATLYWCLRGIWTYRRSFLGFLLLGIGMAFAITYLHSNLERVLTQTKNLTTWMILVGVIARIELWRRSGKITYQKGRGKKRISRKPMARSRPRKRFFAETIQ
- a CDS encoding glycosyltransferase family 4 protein, yielding MSQKPRILVIAEAANPELTSVALIGYSLSQALRGVASVHLVTELRNNDCLLKAGLSTDDFTAIDNRAAQGLAFKVAKILRGGNSLGWTIYSAFANLAYPLFEKKIWQQFGDSLKRGDYDLVHRITPLSPTSASPLAKHLARINVPFVIGPLNGGIPWPDGFNHLRRAEREWLSYIRGLYKLTPGLKYTRRSAAAILLASRHTFNEVTDKDHALRSKAIYLPENAIDSERFPEAKPMPTSKEAKPLSVAFIGRLVPYKGADIVLEAAASLIREGKLTVDIIGDGDEMPRLKSIVAKEKIEAGVDLPGWVPHEKLGERLSEADIFAFPSVREFGGGVVLEAMALGLCPIVADYGGPAELIPEGCGFKLPMGNRENLLRGLNQQLATLCDQPDKVNQIGARAMRFARENFTWEAKASQIRAVYDWVLSGGDKPDWGMPFKLSQCA
- a CDS encoding polysaccharide biosynthesis/export family protein, whose translation is MNIPESEFDPRAPKADSREVVFEKYDLEGEIVPEMLHPPTYAYRLGPEDLLDIEISEIPDTLARTFVMPDGMVYYDLAGGVKAEGLTTSELSDRLAEALRRDYADPVVNVTLIEVKSRRFWILGRVYKPGLYPLRQPTTILEAVSSAGGLFSARFSGSTEELADLGNSVIIRDNIILPVDFKALIRDGDTSQNIYLEPNDFIYLPSAQSSTVLLLGAVVQPTAVNFRDSVSLVEAIAYGQGPRKDAFLSKVVIVRGSKKEPEVAVVNLLEIMKGEATDIALQPGDIVWVPQNPWQKLGQYVELILRDATYAVAINEGANFVGEGGGAVVTIPAGGN
- a CDS encoding polysaccharide biosynthesis/export family protein; the protein is MPSLIAFSQTTSADESVSDDGSLIKTTEEANVSWRERYEVGPGDVINFSFYGRPELDRPGIRIAPDGTIGYLQALGVEVAGMTIDEIRLTFQERLSKYFREPRIIVTPGEISSKRYVVLGKVTEKGIYTLDRPMTLVEAVARAGGMEVGLFEQNTVELADMDRSFLSRGGEKVPVDFRALFLEGDLKQNVEIEPNDYIYIASNTVNSYYVLGAVNSQSVQAFTPGATLVTAITRRSGFSPKAWLQKVIVVRGSLQDPEVFVVDIADILTGDAPDFPLQPKDIVYVSDRPFSKVEELLDAAIRGFLTSATTNWVNKNFPDLIENAVLP